From the bacterium genome, the window TTGGAAACAAGTTCTTTAAGATTGTATTTTCCACGAATTCTCGTAACAGGTTTGATAACAATCTCACCACGATAAATCTTAATATCAACTTCGTCACCGATTGCTATATGTGCCCGATACAGAACTTCCTTAGGGAAACGGAGACCTTGACTATTGCCCCACTTTTGAATTTTTGTTAACATACCAACCTCCCTTTTTGTATATACAAGTATATACTGTATTGTTGTAAATGTCAAGACATTTGTTTTTTCTGCA encodes:
- a CDS encoding AbrB/MazE/SpoVT family DNA-binding domain-containing protein codes for the protein MLTKIQKWGNSQGLRFPKEVLYRAHIAIGDEVDIKIYRGEIVIKPVTRIRGKYNLKELVSKIPNNYKTEEENWGSPVGKEEW